Proteins found in one Pseudomonas sp. P8_241 genomic segment:
- a CDS encoding aromatic-ring-hydroxylating dioxygenase subunit beta gives MSAFEHDDALLREVTRFIYAEGRYQDEHEYDAWEALWTDDGVYWIPANGDGGDPEHDMSIVYDNRSRIALRIRQLHTGKRHSQSPRSSLRRLISNIEVLDVQGDEIRVTSNAFVYEVNLRGETIWPSRNDYRLRRVDGELRMVLKKVRLTNNTKPLYSMSFLI, from the coding sequence ATGAGCGCTTTTGAGCACGATGATGCGTTGCTGCGCGAAGTGACCCGCTTTATCTATGCGGAGGGGCGTTATCAGGACGAGCATGAGTACGATGCCTGGGAAGCGCTCTGGACTGATGATGGCGTCTACTGGATTCCGGCCAATGGTGACGGCGGTGACCCTGAGCACGACATGTCGATTGTTTATGACAACCGCTCGCGCATCGCGCTGCGAATCCGTCAGTTACATACCGGCAAGCGGCACAGCCAGTCGCCGCGCTCCAGCTTGCGTCGTCTGATATCCAACATCGAGGTGCTTGATGTTCAAGGCGATGAAATTCGTGTGACCTCTAATGCCTTTGTTTACGAAGTCAATTTGCGTGGCGAGACGATCTGGCCGTCGCGTAACGATTATCGGCTGCGGCGGGTTGATGGCGAGCTGCGGATGGTGCTCAAGAAGGTCAGGCTGACCAATAACACGAAGCCGCTCTACTCCATGTCCTTCCTGATCTGA
- a CDS encoding acyl-CoA thioesterase, which translates to MSGKVNRPHRNQFRRFTQMPTRWGDQDAYGHVNNVVYYSYCESAISAFLVEQGTLDTADSPVIGLIVNSGCTYYSSICFPDQITVAMKISRLGTSSARYELALFRNDENEACAAAHIVYVYIDRASHTSVRIPETIRTVLARLAD; encoded by the coding sequence GTGAGCGGCAAGGTCAACCGGCCACACCGGAATCAGTTTCGGCGTTTCACCCAAATGCCGACGCGCTGGGGGGACCAGGACGCCTATGGGCATGTGAACAACGTGGTCTATTACTCGTACTGCGAGTCGGCAATCAGCGCGTTTCTGGTCGAGCAGGGCACCCTGGACACTGCCGACAGCCCGGTGATCGGCTTGATCGTCAACTCGGGCTGTACTTATTACTCATCAATCTGTTTCCCCGACCAGATCACGGTGGCGATGAAAATCTCCCGCCTGGGCACCAGCAGTGCGCGATACGAATTGGCCCTGTTTCGCAATGACGAGAACGAAGCGTGCGCCGCGGCGCACATCGTCTACGTGTATATCGACCGGGCCAGCCACACCTCGGTGCGCATCCCGGAAACAATACGTACTGTGCTCGCCAGACTCGCTGACTAA
- a CDS encoding acyl-CoA reductase — protein MSKPIAPMIIRGNVITDNLIDVGGRGGDLIFQTPDAHQYIDQLPLGNPARLADLYTLSFKDILDYAEALGERLEFDKNPFLQEACELSYLTAPVTPSMVKGSYMGLRHMLTRESVTEQVESSVGVKYLESWVRQRLLDGTELEVRCFGARTLHIVAGNATGLSLLTILRNMVLRSDAIIKAPSNDPFTALAIARTMVEMAPDHPLTKHLSVAYWKGGDQAFEERLYQPQNLEKIVAWGGYASMKHVTRYIQPGLELISLDPKRSASIIGKDTFDNEATMREAAVRLASDIGALNQKACVCARVVYVQSGTDEAGLAQLNTFGRYVYDAMQTLPNTLSTVPKRYDQGLKAEVDALRLDDEWYQVIGGQDGEGAVICSQLPEAVSFATRLDDRTANLVPVDDLNEMMDAVDAYTQTVGVYPESIKDELKDILPLYGAQRIVSLGYAAGLKWAGPQDSIEPLRRMGKWIVNQIASPEMTPAPWLRPSI, from the coding sequence ATGAGCAAACCCATCGCGCCAATGATCATCCGTGGCAACGTCATCACCGACAACCTGATCGACGTCGGCGGCCGTGGCGGCGACCTGATCTTTCAGACCCCGGATGCCCACCAATACATCGACCAGTTGCCACTGGGTAATCCGGCCAGACTCGCCGACCTGTACACCCTCAGCTTCAAGGACATCCTCGACTACGCCGAAGCCCTTGGTGAACGCCTGGAGTTCGATAAAAACCCCTTTTTGCAGGAAGCCTGCGAGCTGTCCTACCTGACAGCACCGGTCACACCGAGCATGGTCAAGGGCAGCTACATGGGGCTGCGCCATATGCTCACCCGCGAGTCGGTCACCGAACAGGTGGAGAGCTCAGTGGGCGTCAAATACCTCGAAAGCTGGGTCAGGCAGCGTTTGCTCGACGGCACCGAACTGGAGGTACGCTGCTTCGGCGCGCGGACCCTGCACATCGTCGCGGGCAATGCCACCGGGCTATCGCTGTTGACCATTTTGCGCAACATGGTGCTGCGCAGTGACGCGATCATCAAGGCACCGTCCAACGACCCTTTCACCGCCCTCGCCATCGCCCGCACCATGGTGGAAATGGCGCCGGACCATCCCTTGACCAAACACCTCAGCGTCGCTTATTGGAAAGGCGGCGATCAAGCCTTCGAGGAGCGTCTGTACCAGCCGCAGAACCTGGAGAAGATCGTGGCCTGGGGCGGCTATGCATCGATGAAGCACGTGACCCGCTACATCCAGCCGGGGCTGGAACTGATTTCCCTGGACCCCAAACGCAGCGCCAGCATCATCGGCAAGGACACCTTCGACAACGAAGCAACCATGCGCGAGGCCGCCGTGCGTCTGGCCAGCGACATCGGCGCACTGAACCAGAAGGCCTGCGTGTGCGCCCGGGTGGTCTACGTACAAAGCGGCACCGATGAGGCCGGCCTGGCGCAACTGAACACCTTTGGTCGTTATGTCTACGACGCCATGCAAACCCTGCCCAACACCCTCAGCACCGTGCCCAAACGCTACGACCAGGGCTTGAAGGCCGAAGTCGACGCACTGCGCCTGGATGACGAGTGGTATCAGGTGATCGGTGGCCAGGACGGTGAAGGTGCGGTCATTTGCTCGCAACTGCCGGAAGCGGTGTCATTCGCCACCCGGCTCGACGACCGCACCGCCAATCTGGTCCCCGTCGATGACCTCAACGAGATGATGGATGCGGTGGATGCCTACACCCAGACCGTCGGTGTCTACCCGGAAAGCATCAAGGATGAACTCAAGGACATCCTGCCGCTGTATGGCGCCCAACGCATCGTCTCGTTGGGCTACGCGGCGGGACTGAAATGGGCGGGGCCGCAAGACTCCATTGAGCCGCTACGGCGCATGGGCAAGTGGATCGTCAACCAGATCGCCTCGCCGGAAATGACCCCTGCGCCCTGGTTGCGTCCATCGATCTGA
- a CDS encoding zinc-dependent alcohol dehydrogenase family protein has protein sequence MKAIQLQHPAGLDNLRLVDMTAPGAPAAGEIQVRIHASSLNYHDLGVVTGHAGAADGRIPMADGAGVVTAVGDGVTEFTVGDCVVSCFFPHWQSGRVVPTTFQTVPGDGVDGFARELINLPIEAFTLAPKGYTFEEAATLTTAGLTAWRALVVDAQIKAGDTVLVLGTGGVSIFALQMAKTMGARVIATTSSEAKKERLLALGADHVINYKDQPEWGDAVLAATDGHGADIVVEVGGPGTLPQSIRACAAGGHIALIGVLTGFAGSVPTLELMRKQQTLRGLIVGSREQQQDMVRALENFSWRPVIDSRYPLEQIAEAFAHQLCAGHFGKICLHY, from the coding sequence ATGAAAGCCATCCAACTCCAACACCCCGCCGGCCTCGACAATCTGCGTCTGGTCGACATGACCGCACCCGGTGCTCCCGCAGCCGGCGAGATCCAGGTGCGCATACACGCCAGCTCGCTCAACTACCATGACCTCGGTGTCGTCACCGGCCACGCCGGAGCAGCGGATGGCCGTATCCCCATGGCCGATGGCGCCGGTGTTGTCACCGCAGTGGGCGACGGCGTGACAGAATTCACCGTGGGTGATTGCGTGGTGTCGTGCTTCTTCCCGCACTGGCAATCGGGTCGTGTCGTACCGACGACCTTCCAGACTGTCCCTGGTGACGGCGTGGACGGGTTTGCCCGCGAGCTGATCAACCTGCCGATCGAGGCGTTCACCCTGGCGCCCAAGGGCTACACCTTCGAAGAAGCCGCCACACTGACCACGGCCGGCCTGACGGCCTGGCGTGCGCTGGTGGTCGATGCTCAGATCAAGGCTGGCGACACCGTACTGGTGCTGGGCACCGGTGGTGTCTCGATCTTTGCCTTGCAAATGGCCAAGACCATGGGCGCACGGGTCATTGCCACGACGTCTTCCGAAGCCAAGAAAGAACGCTTGCTGGCACTGGGGGCGGACCATGTCATCAACTACAAGGACCAGCCTGAATGGGGTGATGCAGTGCTCGCCGCAACCGACGGCCACGGAGCCGATATCGTGGTGGAAGTGGGTGGCCCGGGCACATTGCCGCAGTCCATCCGCGCTTGCGCAGCCGGTGGCCACATTGCGCTGATCGGCGTGCTCACCGGGTTTGCCGGCAGCGTGCCGACACTGGAATTGATGCGCAAACAGCAGACGCTGCGTGGCCTGATCGTCGGTAGCCGTGAACAGCAACAGGACATGGTGCGGGCGCTGGAAAACTTCAGCTGGCGCCCGGTCATCGACAGCCGCTATCCGCTGGAACAGATTGCCGAAGCCTTTGCCCATCAACTTTGCGCCGGGCATTTTGGCAAGATCTGCCTGCACTACTAA
- a CDS encoding iron-containing alcohol dehydrogenase — protein sequence MLKMVFQTTPSIIIERGAATRLAVQVSAMGCRSVLVVTDAGVVAARLLDAVLAGLEDQEITVSVFSQVQADPPESVILAAVDAAKACGADCVVGLGGGSSLDAAKLAALLARSGESLNQVYGINRAKGPRLPLILVPTTAGTGSEVTSVSVVTTGAGEKNVVYSPMLLPDLAVLDAELTLGLPSHVTAATGIDAMVHAIEAFTSKHLKNPISDCLAREALRLLSGSLFQACQDGSNLQARENMLLGACLAGMAFANSPVAAVHALAYPLGARFHIPHGLSNALVLGPVMRFNLSTVASQYAQLASIVLPGFSGSDQDKAFALADYLGSLAGELGLPTRLRDLGITESDIEPLVVDAMRQTRLLGNNPRSVSEADVRSIYREIL from the coding sequence ATGTTGAAAATGGTATTTCAGACAACCCCGTCAATAATCATCGAACGCGGTGCTGCGACCCGACTCGCCGTGCAGGTGAGCGCCATGGGGTGCAGGTCGGTTCTGGTGGTGACCGATGCGGGGGTGGTTGCGGCTCGCTTATTGGATGCGGTACTCGCCGGCCTTGAGGATCAGGAGATAACCGTCAGCGTGTTTTCTCAGGTACAGGCCGACCCACCGGAGTCCGTAATCCTCGCCGCGGTGGATGCCGCAAAAGCCTGTGGCGCTGATTGTGTGGTGGGGCTGGGCGGTGGCAGTTCGCTGGATGCCGCCAAGCTGGCCGCACTGTTGGCGCGCAGTGGTGAGTCGTTGAATCAGGTCTACGGGATCAACCGGGCCAAGGGCCCGCGCCTGCCGTTGATTTTGGTGCCGACCACGGCAGGGACCGGTTCGGAGGTGACGTCGGTTTCGGTGGTCACCACCGGGGCGGGTGAAAAAAACGTGGTCTACTCACCGATGCTGTTGCCCGACCTGGCGGTGCTGGACGCGGAGCTGACCCTGGGCCTGCCGTCCCACGTCACGGCCGCGACAGGGATTGATGCCATGGTCCATGCCATCGAGGCCTTTACCAGCAAGCATCTGAAAAATCCGATATCCGATTGTCTGGCGCGTGAGGCGCTTCGTCTGTTGTCCGGCAGCCTGTTCCAGGCCTGTCAGGACGGTAGCAACTTGCAAGCACGGGAAAATATGTTGCTGGGTGCCTGCCTGGCGGGTATGGCATTCGCCAATTCCCCGGTGGCCGCGGTACATGCCTTGGCGTACCCGCTGGGTGCACGTTTCCACATACCCCATGGCCTTTCCAATGCGCTGGTACTGGGGCCGGTGATGCGTTTCAATCTGTCGACGGTGGCATCTCAATATGCGCAGTTGGCAAGCATTGTCCTGCCTGGCTTCAGCGGCTCTGATCAGGATAAAGCCTTTGCCCTGGCCGACTACCTCGGCAGCCTGGCCGGTGAGCTGGGCCTGCCGACGCGCCTGCGCGATCTGGGTATTACCGAGTCCGACATCGAGCCGCTGGTGGTAGACGCCATGCGCCAGACACGCCTTCTGGGTAACAATCCCCGGTCAGTCAGTGAAGCGGATGTACGCTCGATCTACCGGGAAATCCTGTGA
- a CDS encoding GFA family protein — protein MSIQRSYKGSCFCGAVEFIVSGEPAAMGYCHCESCRHWSAGPVNAFTLWKPEALHITRGADNIGTYNKTTQSYRKWCKSCGGHIFTEHPGMGLIDVYAAVIPDLAYTPGVHVHYQETVLRIKDGLPKLKDVPNDLGGSGVSIDE, from the coding sequence ATGAGCATTCAAAGGTCTTACAAAGGCAGTTGTTTTTGCGGCGCAGTCGAATTCATCGTCAGCGGTGAACCCGCCGCAATGGGCTATTGCCATTGCGAGTCATGTCGGCATTGGTCAGCAGGACCGGTCAATGCCTTCACGCTATGGAAACCCGAGGCGCTGCACATAACTCGGGGGGCTGACAACATCGGCACCTACAACAAGACAACGCAGAGTTACCGAAAATGGTGCAAGAGTTGCGGCGGGCACATCTTCACCGAACACCCAGGGATGGGACTCATCGACGTGTATGCCGCTGTCATCCCGGATCTCGCTTATACGCCAGGCGTTCACGTCCACTATCAGGAGACCGTGTTACGCATCAAAGATGGATTGCCCAAGCTGAAGGATGTCCCCAACGATTTAGGGGGATCGGGCGTCAGCATCGACGAATAG
- a CDS encoding TetR/AcrR family transcriptional regulator, which yields MLAAVVSFSKTPSARDRLLDAAIELFATHGYQAISLRDLASHLGLRAGSLYHHIENKQSLLFELIESALSDLLNSTKLLMKGAKTPSDQLWSFVQAFVAFDLSERNRLLLVTREFLNLSEEYKQQINQLKGAHASLLSAIIAAEYRETDRLDEDIFLVTHATIGMLYGHSLWNNIEVSEQRLTETLTNFALGIIARGKKN from the coding sequence ATGCTTGCGGCCGTCGTCTCCTTCAGTAAAACACCCAGCGCCCGCGACCGTCTTCTCGATGCCGCGATCGAGCTATTTGCAACCCACGGCTACCAAGCAATTAGCTTGCGTGACCTTGCTAGCCATTTGGGGCTTCGCGCCGGATCCCTTTATCACCACATTGAAAACAAACAGAGCTTGCTGTTCGAGCTTATTGAATCAGCCCTGTCGGATCTATTGAACAGCACCAAGCTTCTGATGAAAGGCGCCAAGACCCCCTCTGACCAGTTATGGAGTTTTGTTCAAGCGTTCGTCGCCTTCGATCTATCGGAAAGGAATCGACTGCTGTTGGTTACCCGTGAATTTCTAAACCTTAGCGAAGAATATAAGCAGCAAATCAACCAACTGAAAGGCGCACATGCTTCTCTGCTCAGCGCCATAATTGCCGCTGAATATCGAGAGACAGACCGGCTTGATGAGGATATTTTCCTGGTCACCCATGCGACCATTGGAATGCTCTACGGGCACTCCCTATGGAACAACATCGAGGTGAGCGAGCAGCGCCTGACAGAGACCCTGACTAATTTTGCCCTGGGTATTATTGCCAGAGGCAAAAAGAATTAG
- a CDS encoding winged helix-turn-helix transcriptional regulator codes for MDESYGQFCTVARGAEALCERWTPLVVRELLCGSKRFNELHRGVPRMSTSLLAQRLRHLEDIGVVHRTAAGKVWEYSLTEAGEDLRPIIMALGHWGARWIGSRLRDDELDAGLLMWDVRRFACIEKFPSRPVVIHFKFRDARSGEQEWWLVVEQGVADLCRDDPGRELTLVVDSSVRALTEVWTGDRTPSDVLQSRDLRVDGAVQDAENLWRWLGTSAFARTRSAAI; via the coding sequence ATGGATGAAAGCTACGGTCAGTTCTGCACGGTCGCGCGCGGTGCTGAAGCGCTGTGTGAGCGCTGGACACCGTTGGTCGTGCGCGAATTGCTGTGCGGAAGCAAGCGTTTCAATGAACTGCACCGCGGCGTACCGCGGATGTCCACCAGCTTGCTGGCACAGCGGCTGCGCCATCTGGAAGATATCGGTGTCGTTCATCGCACGGCCGCAGGCAAAGTCTGGGAGTACAGCCTGACCGAGGCGGGCGAGGATTTGCGCCCCATCATTATGGCGCTAGGGCATTGGGGCGCGCGTTGGATAGGCAGTCGCCTTCGCGATGACGAACTCGACGCGGGCCTGCTCATGTGGGACGTGCGCCGGTTTGCGTGCATCGAGAAGTTTCCGTCCCGGCCGGTGGTCATTCACTTTAAGTTCCGCGACGCTCGATCTGGCGAGCAAGAGTGGTGGCTTGTGGTTGAACAGGGTGTAGCAGATCTATGCCGCGACGACCCTGGACGCGAACTGACGCTCGTCGTGGATTCTAGCGTGCGCGCGTTGACTGAGGTGTGGACTGGGGACCGCACACCGAGTGATGTTCTTCAGTCGCGAGACCTGCGTGTAGATGGCGCAGTGCAGGATGCGGAAAACCTGTGGCGCTGGCTTGGCACGAGTGCGTTCGCCAGAACCCGGAGCGCTGCAATCTAG
- a CDS encoding NAD(P)-dependent alcohol dehydrogenase — translation MTTCLGFAAHSAHTALTPFRFERRPLRADDVAIDIAFCGVCHSDAHQVHNDWNNTVYPIVPGHEIVGYVTAVGSNVSRFKIGDRVAVGCQVDSCLQCAPCAEHQEQLCIHGPTPTYNGKDRHTGEMTYGGYAEHIIVREQFVLRMPDSLDPRFAAPLLCAGITVWNPMRRYGVGKDSKIAVVGLGGLGHMAVKLAAALGAEVTVITTSPGKADDAIALGAHHVLLSNDSPAMAAAANAFEFIIDTIPSRHNVNPYLMLLGRNGVLVLVGAIEPLEPIHGGLLIRNNRTLAGSLIGGIQAIQELLDFCAEHQVLPSCEMIDIKDINTAFERLQRNDVKYRFVIDMNSLHDVAQ, via the coding sequence ATGACCACCTGCCTGGGATTTGCCGCACACAGTGCCCACACTGCCCTTACCCCGTTTCGCTTCGAGCGGCGGCCGCTGCGCGCCGATGATGTGGCCATCGATATCGCCTTTTGCGGCGTCTGCCATTCCGATGCGCATCAGGTACACAACGACTGGAACAACACGGTCTATCCCATCGTGCCCGGTCACGAGATCGTCGGATATGTCACGGCCGTCGGCAGCAACGTCAGCCGCTTCAAGATTGGCGACCGGGTCGCGGTCGGTTGCCAGGTCGACAGTTGCCTGCAATGCGCGCCCTGCGCTGAGCATCAGGAGCAACTGTGTATCCACGGCCCTACGCCGACCTACAATGGGAAGGATCGTCACACCGGCGAAATGACCTACGGCGGTTACGCCGAGCACATCATTGTCCGCGAACAGTTCGTGCTGCGTATGCCGGATAGCCTCGATCCACGTTTCGCTGCACCGCTGCTATGCGCCGGGATTACCGTCTGGAACCCGATGCGTCGCTATGGCGTCGGCAAGGATTCTAAAATCGCTGTGGTCGGTCTTGGCGGTCTAGGGCACATGGCGGTGAAACTGGCGGCGGCCCTGGGTGCCGAAGTCACGGTCATCACCACGTCACCGGGCAAGGCCGACGATGCCATCGCCCTCGGTGCTCATCACGTGCTGTTGTCCAATGATTCGCCAGCCATGGCGGCAGCAGCCAATGCCTTCGAATTCATCATCGACACCATTCCCAGCCGGCACAACGTCAACCCGTACCTGATGCTGTTGGGGCGCAATGGTGTTCTGGTGCTGGTCGGGGCCATCGAACCCCTTGAACCTATTCATGGCGGCTTGCTGATTCGCAACAATCGCACCCTGGCTGGCTCGCTGATCGGTGGCATTCAGGCGATCCAGGAATTACTGGATTTCTGCGCCGAGCATCAGGTATTGCCCAGCTGTGAAATGATTGATATCAAGGACATCAACACGGCCTTTGAACGCCTGCAACGCAATGACGTGAAGTACCGCTTCGTGATCGACATGAACAGCCTGCACGACGTTGCGCAGTGA
- a CDS encoding aromatic ring-hydroxylating dioxygenase subunit alpha, with protein sequence MGEIPTGRKWGEFFKGEYVHGSVYTNKEIFEEELEKIWYRTWVYVGHESEVKNPDDFVMKSIGLQPVIMTRDREGQIHLLLNRCAHRGNQVCLSEKGNSRSFTCPYHGWTFTNTGQLRGYPFPSGYEGVDRTKLGLGKVPRVESYKGFVFGSFAEQGPSLEEHLGGAREAIDRLVRNSPEGEVEITAGFLKHQAKTNWKFVVENETDGYHPQFVHASIFSVAESGIGDLYSSESTAVTRYLGNGHSECDLRPEFRKLDKPLGWFGTTEERMPAYVGDMKAAYGEEKAREIMIDGTPHTMIFPNLFIAEIQIFVLQPLAVDETIQHVTALQFKGAPELNRRMRQQTMGSVGPAGFLLADDSEMYERNQRGVQVRKPEWVFLGRGKHRERIDEDGFMVGDATDEVPSRGMWAHYRSLMEAK encoded by the coding sequence ATGGGAGAAATTCCGACAGGGCGCAAATGGGGTGAGTTTTTCAAGGGCGAATATGTCCATGGTTCGGTATACACCAACAAGGAAATTTTCGAGGAGGAGCTCGAGAAGATCTGGTACCGCACCTGGGTCTATGTCGGTCATGAAAGCGAGGTTAAAAACCCGGATGACTTCGTAATGAAGTCCATCGGGTTGCAGCCGGTGATCATGACGCGTGACCGTGAAGGGCAAATTCATCTATTGCTCAACCGTTGTGCGCACCGTGGCAATCAGGTGTGTCTGTCGGAAAAGGGCAACTCACGTTCTTTCACCTGTCCTTACCATGGCTGGACTTTTACCAATACAGGTCAGCTGCGGGGCTATCCATTCCCTTCTGGCTATGAAGGCGTCGACCGAACGAAGTTGGGTCTGGGTAAGGTGCCGCGCGTCGAGTCCTATAAAGGGTTTGTATTTGGCTCATTCGCTGAGCAGGGCCCGAGCCTGGAAGAGCATCTGGGCGGAGCTAGAGAAGCCATCGATCGCCTGGTGCGTAACTCGCCGGAGGGGGAAGTGGAAATCACCGCTGGTTTCCTCAAGCACCAGGCCAAGACCAACTGGAAGTTTGTGGTCGAGAACGAGACGGATGGCTACCACCCGCAGTTTGTTCACGCTTCCATTTTCAGTGTGGCAGAGAGCGGTATTGGCGATCTGTATAGCAGTGAATCGACGGCTGTTACTCGCTACCTGGGGAATGGTCACTCGGAGTGCGACCTGCGTCCGGAATTCCGCAAATTGGACAAGCCGCTGGGTTGGTTTGGAACCACAGAAGAGCGCATGCCCGCGTATGTCGGGGATATGAAAGCCGCATACGGAGAGGAAAAAGCACGAGAAATCATGATCGACGGTACGCCGCACACCATGATTTTCCCCAATCTGTTTATTGCTGAAATCCAGATATTTGTGCTGCAACCACTGGCAGTGGATGAAACCATCCAGCACGTCACTGCGTTGCAGTTCAAAGGTGCGCCTGAACTTAATCGCCGCATGCGTCAGCAAACGATGGGATCTGTTGGACCGGCCGGATTTCTTCTGGCGGATGATTCAGAGATGTATGAGCGTAACCAGCGAGGTGTTCAGGTCCGCAAGCCGGAATGGGTGTTTCTGGGCAGGGGCAAGCACCGTGAACGAATCGATGAGGATGGATTCATGGTTGGTGATGCGACGGACGAAGTTCCGTCTCGGGGCATGTGGGCGCATTACCGTTCCCTGATGGAGGCGAAATAA
- a CDS encoding carbon-nitrogen hydrolase family protein has translation MTKIAIIQRPPVLLDRSATIVRAVQSVAEAAAAGASLIVLPESFIPGYPSWIWRLAAGKDGALMGQLHTRLLTNAVDIANGDLSQLCEAARAHAVTIVCGINECDRRNGGGTLYNSVVVIGTSGEVLNRHRKLMPTNPERMVHGFGDASGLRTVDTAVGRVGALICWENYMPLARYALYAQGVEIYIAPTYDTGEGWISTMRHIALEGRCFVLGSGTSLRGSDIPDDFPARTQLFPDPDEWINDGDSVVVNPQGRLVAGPLHREAGILYADIDVSLVAPARRALDVTGHYARPDIFELQVRRTPATAVRYIDG, from the coding sequence ATGACCAAAATAGCCATCATTCAGCGCCCGCCCGTGCTGCTCGATCGCAGTGCGACGATCGTCCGAGCCGTACAATCGGTCGCTGAAGCTGCGGCGGCCGGAGCCTCGCTGATTGTTTTACCCGAATCGTTCATTCCAGGTTATCCGTCGTGGATCTGGCGGCTGGCGGCAGGAAAGGACGGGGCTTTAATGGGCCAGTTGCACACGCGGCTGCTGACCAACGCCGTTGATATCGCCAACGGTGACCTGAGCCAATTGTGCGAGGCCGCCAGAGCTCACGCCGTGACGATCGTGTGCGGCATCAATGAATGCGACCGTCGCAATGGAGGCGGCACTCTCTACAACAGCGTAGTCGTTATCGGAACGAGCGGCGAAGTGCTCAACCGACACCGCAAGCTGATGCCAACGAATCCCGAGCGTATGGTGCATGGCTTCGGTGATGCGTCCGGCTTGCGTACGGTCGATACAGCGGTCGGCCGCGTTGGTGCGCTCATCTGCTGGGAAAACTACATGCCTCTGGCGCGCTATGCGTTGTATGCCCAAGGGGTGGAAATCTACATCGCCCCCACGTACGACACTGGCGAGGGCTGGATCAGCACGATGCGTCACATTGCACTCGAAGGCAGATGTTTTGTGCTCGGCAGTGGCACTTCGCTGCGCGGCAGCGACATACCCGATGACTTTCCGGCGCGTACACAACTGTTTCCCGATCCGGACGAGTGGATCAACGACGGCGACTCGGTGGTGGTCAATCCTCAAGGCCGACTCGTGGCCGGTCCATTACACCGGGAGGCAGGCATTCTGTATGCGGACATCGACGTCTCACTCGTGGCGCCAGCGCGGCGGGCACTCGACGTCACCGGGCACTATGCGCGCCCTGACATTTTCGAACTGCAGGTTCGGCGCACGCCAGCGACAGCGGTGCGCTACATCGACGGGTGA
- a CDS encoding TetR/AcrR family transcriptional regulator, with product MIKPTQDKKAVQVEIPAEPRKEPRQARSIALVTALKQTGRQILENEGRDGLSAVRLAEDSGVAISSIYEYFPTMEALIAAVFEDYRSEARNELFANIMGLPAEVTLFEGILLALRAVLASHQKKVLFDPAFSVRSTHYDELVRLDVVQAKQLWTTTATSALMTRFANDIRVKDREKGEFLVYQTLMALPRAILLEKPCYLNDDDTPRLMARMLHAMLTDPLP from the coding sequence GTGATCAAACCAACTCAAGACAAGAAAGCCGTGCAGGTAGAAATACCTGCAGAACCTCGCAAAGAGCCGCGTCAGGCTCGCTCAATTGCGCTGGTTACAGCACTGAAGCAAACCGGTCGACAGATCCTCGAAAACGAAGGGCGGGACGGCTTGAGTGCCGTACGCCTGGCCGAAGACTCCGGTGTAGCGATCAGTTCGATCTATGAATACTTTCCAACGATGGAGGCATTGATCGCTGCGGTGTTTGAAGATTATCGATCTGAAGCCCGCAATGAATTGTTCGCCAACATCATGGGCTTGCCGGCAGAGGTGACCTTGTTCGAAGGTATTTTGCTGGCGCTTCGCGCGGTGCTGGCCAGCCATCAAAAAAAGGTGTTGTTCGATCCGGCCTTCAGTGTGCGCTCCACTCATTATGATGAGCTGGTGCGGCTGGATGTGGTCCAGGCCAAACAACTCTGGACGACCACGGCAACCTCAGCGTTGATGACCCGTTTCGCTAACGACATCCGGGTGAAGGATCGAGAGAAGGGTGAATTTCTGGTCTACCAGACTCTGATGGCGCTCCCTCGGGCAATCCTTCTGGAAAAGCCGTGCTATCTCAATGATGACGACACTCCCAGGCTGATGGCGCGAATGCTTCACGCAATGCTGACTGATCCGCTTCCCTGA
- a CDS encoding 2Fe-2S iron-sulfur cluster-binding protein produces MPELIYIESNGTTHRVNAAPGQNLMQVALRNMVPGILGDCGGICSCATCHVMIDVAWLERLPAMSETESFLIEGVSDAQAGSRLSCQVKVTDSIDGMVIRVPAEQF; encoded by the coding sequence ATGCCTGAGTTGATCTATATCGAAAGCAATGGAACTACCCACCGCGTCAACGCCGCCCCCGGTCAAAATCTGATGCAGGTGGCGCTAAGAAACATGGTGCCCGGCATACTGGGGGATTGTGGCGGAATCTGCAGCTGCGCCACGTGCCATGTAATGATTGATGTCGCATGGCTGGAAAGGCTTCCCGCCATGTCCGAAACCGAGTCATTCCTGATCGAGGGAGTATCTGACGCACAAGCAGGTAGTCGCCTGAGCTGCCAAGTCAAGGTGACTGATTCGATTGACGGCATGGTAATTCGGGTGCCGGCGGAACAATTTTAG